The Sebastes umbrosus isolate fSebUmb1 chromosome 10, fSebUmb1.pri, whole genome shotgun sequence nucleotide sequence TCTTTTTAGCGCTTtacgccgaattcacaccagagcagcagcgAAGTGTGAAAAGATGCGATGGTCGTTTAATtctgcggcgaagtgcggccaaacaaaagttgggaaaagtttcactttcagcggcgaagtgcggccagagagTACCCCGCAGTCAAACAGTTAACAAATCCTGTGACGTGTTGACCTATGTTtcaaagaatttcttcctgactgaaacacatgaatacacCTCCCGTCCgcagaacatttttattattgcagCGAGCCGCACTTCGCTACTGTCTGGTGTGAAATCAACGTTAGGGTctctcagctcattgttttggttttacagctttaggggccgttcacatgtAGTGCCTAAAAACTTgtggaaaacgccagccgtgccgctttcatccttttatccaaggtgcttggcAGGTTGCGCTCCTGTCACGCCctccgttactaagcaaccaaaacctgcgcactgcaatgacgatgatgatgacttcactgactaaactaaactctttccagcaccgtaaatccctcacagtagctttactgctTGAGTTCTCTGTGTCAGTTTAGCTGACCTTTCAACCAGATGTTGTGACGTCCTTGGGTGGAAAGTAAAATAGTCCTTTGGACAGATATAAAGCTTTCGGTAGCCTTTGCACTAAAATGAATAACTTCACCTCCATATATTAGCAGATGCTAACTGAGGCTTGAATCCAGGCTTTCTGGTTTGAAGGACAGGGTACTCACTACATGGCTATGCTGacaaaaatatatcaatatgcatatatatttttatctttAGATGCACAGCCCATCGTGTTGTGGTTAGACTATCCTTTAGCCGCTGATGTGAGCCCAGAGAACAGCTGGGGACTGTGGGTATACACTGTATGGTGGCGCTTCTATTGGCGCCTTCTTTTCGGGGTCCTCAGCTGTGCTCAAGGACAGACCCTCCCCCCACTACTGTTTGCTGAGTGATTGAATGGCCCACCAGATCAGATGTGATGATTATACTGAGCACCCAGCATGCTCGCAGTGGGATCTCTCAGGTGATTAGGGTGCTGACCGGGGCCGCAGCTCTGCTGACCCTGAGCTTCAGACCTGCTCGGAAAATTCTGACCTGCTATGAATACGTCCATACCATGCCGCTCTTTCAGCACTTACTGAATGTGCTCATTGCCCGCTATGTTTTAGTAAACACAGTTACCTTCTCCCTCAGGAGCCGTGCTGGCTAAGTACACACTGCAGAGTATGATTTGTGGTCCCTGGTTGTGTCGCTCACAGCAAGCCGCCTGGTTGTCAGCAGAACGACAAGCTCACTTTTTAATCTCCCGTGACATGTAAACAAACTGATGTAAATCTATAGGATTCTGTTGTGAGTACGCAAGTTACAAACTTAGCTTTGCAGAGCTGAGTGGAATGCACTTCACATTCAATTACACATTCCTAGAATTAAATGATTGCACATAAATTTGGAGAGTTGGAGTGCAACGACCAGTAGAGCTTTCATCTTTTCTGTACACGCCACCGCCTTGGCATGCATAACAACAGTTAGATTCCTGAGAGTAACGGGGGAGGTGTTAATGTGGGAAATTATTCAACAGAAAGATTAATCTCCAGTTGTCTGCTTGGTTTTTGTCTTGGCTCACAGTTGGCGTCTCATGCCACATTTGTGCTCAAAGCAGCACTGCACACACTCGAGCAGTGAATTCCTCAGTCATTCCTGAAATTGTCCCACCATTGTTTGCAGAAACAAATTACGCAAGATTATCTGACATTTGGGAGATTACACAATATTTGCCTTTGTTTAAGATCATTAGTAAATAAACCCATTATAGTTCATGATACCAGTGAATTTTCCATGTAAGGCCTGGATGCTGACATTAAAGCAGGCTTAGCTGTGGTGCAGAGTAATGCAATATTTCACTCAAGTCAAACCACTGTTTATTCAGTGCAAATCTATTCGAACGATCAGTGTAATTTTGTTGGAAATGACTCATATACAGAAGTATCAAAGAGCTTCAAAGTAGAAGGTCAAAATGGTTATTTTactgtgacacaaacacacgtaaTGGTAATTGTtagaaaatcaaataaaaaccaAAGCCCTGGTGCTAGAAAGTGATTtaaaataattgtgtttttgtcagcGGATACTGCTTCCCTCCATTTTTAGTTAAAGTCAAGATGAAattaaaaatgcctttttaaacCCTTTAAGATCACAGCCCtgcctatttaacaatatatgcaacaaaaaaaacaattctttgtatttttatatcaacatCAATCATCAAACATAATATGATATATGCTTACATAAGATAGTACCAACCAATTACAAcaaataatatcatgacatccatccatcgaCAAGGGTGGAGGCTCCGTATCGCGCTACACGCGCCGACTTTTTAGCAGTCCAATCAAGTgcgaaggatttgatttaaaatccctcttgtaactgtacaccgctcaaatattttgtttcactggGAATAGTCACAGTTACAGAAGCTAAACTTccgtttcactgggactttaagcGTTACAGTGTGGACTGGGTTAAGTGAACTGAGTTTGCTGTCAGTGACAGATTATCCAGCAGGTCAGTGTTCACTCGTGTCATGGGAAACAGCCTAAATagctcttttatttattgtggAACCAGGCTATTTTTTAAGAGTTGCCTCCCGAGATAACTCTCAGAATCCGCCTCATGCTATGAGTTTATAGGCATGACGCTCCGAACTGAAAAAGGGAGTGGATGATATATTATTTTGAATTGCACTGACCTAATAAGATGAATACTTGTTGGcattacacacatactgtagagcAGTGCATTATGAAACAGTGATGGTCAAGCTTACTGACTAGTTCTATGATCTTATTCATACAAgtgataaaaacataaaaggcaAGATCTTGTTAGACAGTTGGAGCCATTGATGAACTCCAAGACAatagagtctacagccatgctggcGGCTTTTTTAGGCTGTACTAaagctaatgtcagcatgttaacatgctcacaatgataaCATGCTGAATGTTTACCATAATCAAAATCTGCGTGTAAGCATGCTAACACTTGCTAAGTAGCacgaaacacaaagtacagctgaggcttaTGGGAATAGTAGTTTTACAGGTATtttgtcataaaccaaagtactggACAAATTCGTTCATTTAGACAgggatgaaaagtcaggggacaGCCAATGTAagcaggattcatcctctggagaccatgaatgtAAATGAGATGGCAATCCATCTTATTGATGTTCCGAtacttcagtctggaccaaagtggtggttCCACCAACAGACTGAGActgccatccatagagccacgGTGCTAGCGTCGCTAAAAATTAGGTAGTTTTGGTCTTTGTCACCtacgatttctttagtcgattagtcgtttttttcatgcttttttcatgctgaatgacttatttccaagaaacttatgagcacatctctggtaaacagaagatttaaagtggtgcttttgtttgaTTCTGATCTGTTCATTAAATccactaatcaattagtcgacaaaatgtTATGAGTATTAGTCGActgagaatttctttggtccatgacagccctagtctctTGAAACACGATAGCGTCTAGTATAAACAGATTCTGAATCCACATTAATTTCaacagcttttgtgtttttcttttgtatgaCTGATTAATTGAATGTGTGTTCTATATAAAATAAACTCCATTAGAGTCCAGTTTCATGCtgttttaaggtttacatgtagcTCCTCTTGAATCCAGTCAAGACTCGCACAGCTAAAGCGACTGAAACAAGATGTTCTTGGTTGTTACTGTTGCACTGCATTGCATCATTAGCAGCACATGACCTAATGATTACTCTTGTGCTCGTGTTGTATCTGAGTGTGACTCACCGACTGACTGAAGTGTTGTTGTGTTCCAGCTGGTGTTCGAGGCTCTCCACAGTCAGGAGCCGAGGGGTTACGTCGTCGGTTGGATCATCGCCATCAGTCTGCTGGTGGGAATCCTCATCTTTTTGCTGTTAGCTGTGCTACTCTGGAAGGtaaccaacacacaaacacagactgtgATTTTACCAGTTTACAGCATTTGTCTGAAAACTGCTTGATTTTCTAGCAATGTTTATTAAGTAAATAAGAGGCAGTTGTCACAAAGTTGCGTGTGTCACAGCCAGAAGCGCTGCGTCCAAGTGTCAACACAGTATCCAGTTGTGCAGAGACAGCTGGAGGTAGGGGAGGACGTGGGGGAAGAGCTCGCGTTGGGCCTTTAACAACCATGAAAAGGACAAATCAGACCGGACAATAATTCACACCATACCATTCACATGAAAGAAGAATCTGAAAGGGAAATTGCAATTACACTGATGTCCAGAGGCCCTGTTAGCACAAaactccttttctttttcactgCTTCATTTTCCACCGGGAATACCACAACGAAACCTTGGAATGTGGgtccccccctccccacacCATCCCGGTCCTCGGACCTTGCCAAAATAAACCCCACTTACAAGAGCAGCACATGTCCTGTATTGCTCTTTTCAGGAAATGCCTGAGGAGAGTACAGGTCTGTATCAATAAACTTTAGTAGTCAAACGCAGATAAATGAATGGAGTCGTAGTGAGAGAGGCATCATCCCCGTGTGGCTTTGTTTAGATACGCACCAAGAATCTGCTGCTCTCTCCATCCATTCATATCTCATATACATTACACTTAGTAGTTGAATGTAAATTAGAATACAGTATTACTTTCCTAAAGAAACAACACATTTCTAcaggagaaaatgagaaaatgagaaaagtgCTTGATTTGCTTCCATCCATGCCGGTGGTTTAGCTTATTAACGTCAAATTGTGTATACTTTACAGTACTGCcggccatttttcaaagcaTACCATTCCATGATGTTTCAAATTGATTTCCTACCCCCCCAAAACATCCATCATTTTCCATTTGTTTCACTGCAGGAGAACTTGCAGATATTTGTAAGATGTATTATAATCCATCATGGTGAACTCAAAGATTtgagctattattattatcgtgttaaaatggtgttattattgtaataatgcAGCTGAAAGAAGAGACTGATGAATAACACTGCACTTACAAGCTGTGTAAAATCAAATCCAGATGACAAGcaagaaaatgttgaaaatcactttttttttttgcattaaaaatgttgctCTCCTGCAGCTGAGCCCGCCCCTGAAGGCACCAACATGTAGTCCCTTCTAGTGACTGCATTACAACACAAAAATCAGTGTTCaatacacagagacagagactgataccaatattgatattaaaaagttgaaaaatcgAATGATAAACTGGATCAAACAATATCTTTTTAGCATAAATGCATAACACGAGCAAACATTTTTTGATAACAATCCCTTAAATGTAGTTAATAGAACCAAGAGCAggacattttacagctgaaaaaaACTAACTAATACTAATAGTTGTTAGTGCTCTCTAACTATGTTGACAAAACTGTTTCTAAATTATCAGCAAGTTACCATCAACATATCTGTTGGTTGTATGTACTGAAATGTCTTGGTACTTAAAGGAATATGTCACGGTTACAGTGCTGCTCCCAGCTGAGATATAACGGTGTAACCCCCGGTAACACCACATTGTGTTCTAATCAGCAAACCAGCTGCTatagctgtagcttcatatttaccgtacagacagtCAATCCAACGGTACGTCTCAGGGTGCGTTTTTGGACgagagggatcgcctcgcttccctgCATATGACGCTTAAtcggctgccactagacaccaggcacctgattggacaaacgcttTCACTCGTGGGCTCCCAGCTTTTAAACCAAAGCCAACATGACGGCTCAATCGGagactttcttctcttataccACGAGaatagttcaccaaaatgtgtgTAGTATGACGTTAGTTTTCCAGAGGTGGCGAGTCATGTAGGACGCCCCTGATTTCCATAAAGTAgttagacctcaactttatgcaaatgaggagcgggcgacgtgacggtccgtctctcgaatcgtgcCGCCACGCTTctagaatgcattgcacggctgcttacatagacaatgaatgggaagcgtggaaaggacaaCTCCCGTGGACACGTGCCGTACCTCTCTTCAAGagagcaaataagtgtatttccattttgaattgttcctttaaaagttGACATATTTTCCAATAAGTCACTAAATGCTAATATGACGTgataatatcaatataaaataagttttttttttaaattaccacCTCAAGAGAGGGAGATCTACCTTAAAAAGTTGTGATATGCTTTGGAAAATGGTCAGCGGTGATATATGttaagtatacagtatgtggtttTTCATTCCTGTAGTCAGATCTGACCACAGATACACCGCACTAACTTACAAACCACTTCAATTGTTGTTCCTCTCGTTCTTCGACAGATGGGATTCTTCCGTCGGCGCTACAGAGAGATCATCGAGGCTGAAAAGAACAGGAAGGACAGCGATGAAAGCTGGGACTGGATGGAAAAGAACCACTGAGACTCGTGGTGGGGGTCCCACAGGAGCCAATGAGATTAGGGATTGGGTCAGGAAGGATCCAATAGCACGTGGTCTCGCAGCCCAGCCGCCCCAGTGGCACCAGGCCCTTCAGTCTTCCATATGTGGAAGAGAAGAATATTCTCCATATTTTTTGGAGACTTGATAGTTTTTTTgcgggtgggggtgggggggtccaGGAAACAGGCTTCTGAGGTGACAGTGTGGCTTGCCAGAGGACACTTGCTGTGGAAATTCAGCTAATCTCGACGGAGAGCGGAGCTGTTGATGGAGAACCACATCCGTGCGGGGATGTGGGGCGACGGCATGAGTACTGGTGGACAACAAAACCCTCAGGGCTGTGTTACAtagcaaatttatttttatacatacaCTTTAAGCCATATTGTATAAAAACTGGGCTTCGAGAAGAGATGGGGGTTTGAAGGCcattataaacatactgtacctaCAGAATGTTTTCCCAAAAGCACTGATGTTTGATAAGACTGAATGCCTTGGCTCCATAGCTTTACTTCTTATGCCAAAGATATGtcctgtacagtatatgattgGAGTCGTTTGTATATTCAGTTCTTCCTGGGAGTGAAAGATTGTATCTTTTCTGTACTATTTCCGGCTTATGAATATATCTGTTTTACACATCTGACTGCCCCTCCCTCACACAGATAATCAGCCGGAGCTAATTCGGAGTTTCGGACCCACGCACACAACGATTCAAAACGCCGTGTCTTCACGTCATCCGCTAGAGTTGTCCCAGAGGCGCTGAGGGTCCAGTAAAAGCGCTCCATGAGGTCATTAGCATCTAGTTCAGGATGTGGTAATCAACCGCACTGTGGAGTTCTCTATTAACACTTTATTTGCCATGTTTCCTTTATTATCCACGCCTGAAATGCAGCAGCTGTGAATGATACCATTATTCACATTGCAAGCTTTTCCACAAGCATTCCTTTAGTTATGGTCTGGCTTTTTAACCGATGGTTTGTAGGTGATAAAAATGGGATGTAACAACGAGATTTTGTCAGATTTAAATTTGAATCTCTTGCAATGCTTTGAATGAACACATGTTTTGAAAGTGCAATGTGCAGGAGTAGAGAGAGAGTTATCTGAAGCTGCTTTTGCATGAATGATTGCTCAGGTATGCAGTTGACTGTTTAGATGGACCCCCAAAAGTTTCCATGTTCAAGTGAAGATGTGATTCACTATGTGTCACGACACGAGACCTGATTTGATTTATTCCCAAACCCTTTCCAGACTTCACCCTAAGCAGACCATATTTAATTTTACTATTATGTTATTAGGCATCAGGTTTTAGCGTGAAATATGAGATGCATTACTCTCCACGGCCAGATGAAAGTGTGCGATGGGAGTCCACCTACAGTCATTTAACGGGGGCCCATGGCAATGAGTAATGCCCCAAAAATAGGTGGGAATGTGCTGCACTCAATCACTACACATAAACGAGCTCTTTGGGGCTCATGGGAAAAAGCTCATTTTAAGTCAACATTGAGGAATGTCAGCTCCCCGACAAATCTGCCACTATTAAAGCTCACAGCTCCTCAGTACTCAGATGTTTACCCCACATGTTGTTGAGAGTCTTTTTTAAAGCCGGGTTTGATTGTGAGTGAAAGTTTGCAGAACGCATTTTATATTAAATGTCCCTAAAGAAATACGAATATTAACTATTTTATACATTTGTAGAGCTTTAATCGCTAAATatcatgaattaaaaaaagtaaataatgcattaaaaaataacattttgaagaATTTATCAATGAAATTTGGTGATGATTATATTAAGACAGATATTTTGCAGTAGACCTGAGTCAGATTTAAACGTGCAATTCCAAAGaacaaaaactatattttaatatgtttcaGTGCTAAGACACTTTATGGCTCACTATGATCGCTTGGCTCTCTATTTTGTTCTGTATGAATCTTTTATTGAACCTTTATTTTACCATTTAAGTCCACTGGCATGAcggcatatactgtacacattcaCGTCTTCCCTCTGCATCCGTCTGTATGCAGAGAAACCGACACTTGACATTTTTATTGCTAAATTTGAACTGTGATGGTTATATTGCGTTTGTATGTTTGTTAATCACACCGTTATTTGGGGTTTTTGTTCCGAGTATACTACTGTCACTGAATACCATTTCCATTATAGTGTGCTGTATGTTTGATGTTTAAAGTCATGTTGGAGCTGTATATTTATCTGTTGATAAATTTTAGAGTGAAATTTTGTGGCTCTGGATGCTGTTTTTTGTCAACGTGAGTCCAGTGTGGTTGTTGGTTGGTGTGTGGTGCTCTCTGCTGGCTGTGTACAGTCAAAACTCTCCATGAACAACTACATATTCAAAGTTCTTTGAAAACTCTTTAGGGGGTATATGCTGTAATATTcgctttaacatgtttttttgtgtgcaaaaaCAGAATTTTTATTATGAAAGTCTAACATTtcattgcttatttatttaaagtataTACGTATGTACATCCTAATCAGTGACAATTTTGATTAACAATTTGTTATTTATCaaccaaaaatgccaaatactctatttctagcttcttaaatatgaggATTCACTGCCTTTCACtgttatatcattgtaaattaacTGTCAGTGGGTTTTGTTTGGATAAAATTataggtggaagaagtactcaaatcctgtacttaattaaaagtagaaataccacagtctaaaaatactccatttcAAGTAAAAGTTTTGAAGTAGAGAAGAATTATCAGCAAagtgtacttaaagtatcaaaagtagaagtactcagtgtgcagaatggctccttacttgagtaaatgtacttagttacattccatcaCTAGATAAAATTAACACTTTAAAGATGTAATCTTGGGAAATAGGAAACATTTTGAGTTGTGACaagcatttttcacttttttttctgacattttactcTGGGTGGATTCAGCAAAAGTGAGCaatttttttaacacttttaagCAATTCAATGTTTTCTATACTAATTACAAAgttaaactgtgtttttctaaaataacattttaataaattataCCACCTTTATTTATATCTCAGGCAAGACTGACTCCATATTAAGACACTTCATGTTGGTAAGCCATTTTTCCTATTTTTGGTGCGCCTGGTCTCCTTTTATAATAATGCATCTATAGCCTCAACTCGGTGATACACAACCATGTTATTTACATCACATTTTTCAGGACAAACTGGGCTATCAGAATATGTACGCTACATTGATGTCACATCATGAATGTATAGTTATATCaccataaatacaaaaaaaaaaattgaatctcagatatttattcaaatcacacaaaacacaatagtGAACAAGACTTTGGGCTTTTGAAATTTTCTTCTAggctttaatgaaaaaaagcattatAGCCAACACAGATCAGAAACTATTTACATTACAGAAGCCaaataaaatgcacaaaaatggAATAacaactatactatatatatccATGGATTGCTCAGTATGTCAAGAAAGGCATCACTCTTTATACTTGGTGAggtcacagtgtgtgtttggtcAGGTGACCCCAGTTGCTATGAAACACTGAAGCTCCTCTGTGGAACACAATGAATTATTAATACAGCCACCACAGTGAATATACAGCTCGCTTTCTTTTGACCGGAGAATCCCACTGCTCACTATGTCCTCTCTATTTGATCATGGGTTGATCAGGACGGCGGCGGTGGAGCAGGTGGTCGCCCCAATCGCAGGTCACCTGTGCCACTTGGTGCTGCTGTGTGACGGAGCAGAAGAACCAGAGCAGTTCATCCAGTTGGAGGCAGCAGCTCAGACTGTGGCTAGAGCTACTGACAACATGGCAACAGTGGCCTCCAGGTGCGTATAGTGTGGAGTTCACTGAGCTAAAGAATGTATTATCACATTAACACCAGTCTCTCTTTAACTTCCAGGCTAATTGGTGACACAGAGGATGAAGTTTTGCACATGGAGATGTCGTCCCTGTTGGAGTCGGTCACTGTGTCTGGACAACATGTGCTGCTGGCAGCCCAGAAACTCAGCATCCAGCCCAGTTTGActgagcacagagaggagctcatCACTGCTACACAGAACGTCTTCCTGGGAGTAGTCAAAGTAAAGTGTGATTAATCTTCTCCTGGTTTAAAAGGTGTCTgcaagcatatatatatacaactttTATATCTATTTCTGCAAGTATGTTAGATATTACATGTTTGAACATAaacagagatagagaggaagGGATGGCTGCAGATACTGACTGGTTAAAAGCAAAGAATAGATTCATCTTCCACAGCTGCATCTACTTCCCCAGAggttttcttaaatgtgaacacTATAGCCCATTTAACACAAGAGGCCAAACTGTTAGCTGCTTTACATTTTACACCTGAAATATCTCATTTCTATCTCAGTTATTCATCCCTGATCCTTGGCCTAAACTTCCAGTGTTAGAAAGAATAAGAAAGATAAGAAACAAGCAGTAACAAGCACCcttatctgtctctctgctctcaggtTCTGCTAGTGGACGACGACGCTGCTGTCAGGAGGGTTGTATCTGCCGCTGATGGAGTCCTGGAGCGCCTCTCTGAGCTCGGCGCCGCCTCAGACATCAAGTCTCTACTCAAATCTTTCCAGGTGTTTTCAGAGGCTCTGCTTCTCCTCAACAGTCTGACGGCGGAGAGAGCGAACGCCTTACAGGACcccagacaaaccaaacagctCCTCGATTCCCTGGAGACCCTGAGGAGGTGCATCTCGATGCTGCACACGGCCACGTGCACGACCATCAAACACCCTACGAGTGAGCAGGCGCAGGCGGCCAAGAGATACATCCTGGATAAGGTGCAGAGCACAGTGAGCGACATTGTTATGACCCTGAAAAGTGAACGCCACGTTGGATCACTGGGTGCTTGTGGGTATTACACAGGGAGGAGGAACAGTCTGTTGCAGCTACTCGCTAGTTCCTCCTCTATCGGAGGCAGCGGCTTTGACAGCGTGGTGAGAGATCTTGTGTTTCACTGTATGGTGGTGGCAAACTCTTCTCGTAGAGAGCTTCAACAACAAGTGGTGTGTCATTGTCGTCACATCCTGCAGTTCTGGTCAGATATAAGAAGGATTTTAAAGACCTCAGAGGATCAGAGCATTGAGAAGATGTGCACGTTGTTGGCGCAGCAAATACAAATGCTCGACGAAACCTTGATGAGCGCCGTTCTTTATCAAGTCTTGGACACATTTCTTACGGCGTCTTCTACAGTCGAGGAGCTTTTCAGTGTGACGAGACAGATCCTGGTTGCACATTCTTCCACAGAGATGGATCTGAGCTCTATTCAGCCGCTAGTTGAGGACTTCATATCTTCCACGGACGAAATAATCCAAGTGGCGAATTTTACCTCAGCCGTTGCCGTTGACGCGAAAAGTTTGGAGAACGTGGAGAACTCGCGAGTGTGCCTCGCGAGACTCAGGGCTCGGATCGCGCCTCTGTCGCTGGAGCTGGCGGATAATTCGATGCAAACTGTTCAAAAGCTTCACGAGGTGTGTCAACAGTGGGAGGAGGAGACCGGTCAGCTTCAGGATGCTCTCAGCGATGTGATGGACGTGAGGGAGTTCACCAGTATCGCTATTGACGAGGTGGTCGACGATCGGCGCGGGTGTGACGCGGCGTACAGAGAGCAAAGCTATAAACTGTTTAATGAACACGCGGCGAACCTTATTTGTCACATGAAGCTGGCGGTTCACTCGGTGAGGAGGCACTTGGATAGAAGCGATGACCCCATCTACAGGAACGGCCTCCTGGTGCTGCTGAAACAGGTTCAATCGTCTCGAACCAAAGTGGGCGAGTCGGTCAGAGACATGCTTTTAGGTTCCAGTCTTAATGTGGAGGTTTATTCTGCTTTTTCGGATGATGTCGCCATGGCTATTCAGCATCTTAAAGTGCTCAGAAAGGGACTTGACGGCCAGCAGCATCCACATCTCCTGAGCCCGCTGCGAGAGGGGGCGCGTCAGCCTGAAATTATGTCACGTGTGCCAGTCAAAGACACCTGTGAGCTGATGATAAGAGGCTCTCCTGTTTTGGAGGTTATGGAGAGGGATTCACAAACTGAACATGAGGAGGAGCGCTCAGATGAGGAAACCATAGAAGCAGAACCGACTCATAAATATGACACGGGTGATTTATACATCCCAGCTGTCTCCGCTGAGCCCAAACTGATCCACAAGCCTCTCGAATTTGACCTTTTGCCCCTCTTGTATGAAGTTGTGACTGTGACTAAAGGCAAAGATGTCACAGCGCTCAACCGGGCCTGCACTGGCGTTCTCGAGCTGTCGAACTGTTACGCCCAAGCCGCGAAGGAAGCCCTGGCCGTCGTCGACGCGGTCGATTGTCAGACGTTGGAGAGTTTCAGAGCGGAGCTGGTGTCGCTGACGCCGCTGCTCGTCCAGACCGCTCAAGAGACGGCGATGAGCTCGGCGATGAGCACGGAGAGCGTCTACAAACACAGCACGCAGTTCACCGACCTTATTAACAATACCCGAAAGGTTTTACTGCCAGTAGCCGGGAGTTGGTATCATTCTGTTTACGCCGAGCTGCGAGGAACAACGGCAGCCGCTGTTACGCAGCGACTAAACGAAGTGATGACTTTATGTGCTGACGTGGTCCAGCTCTTGACGTCATCTGATTTAACCTCGCAAAGCGACGGTCAAGAAACATTCGGTGTTTTACACAACAAGCTGAACAAAGCCCAGAACAACACCAGGTATCTGGTAGAGTTTTCCACCTCCCTGCAAGGACAGGTGGATCAACTAGAGGGACTCTGCATCCTCTGGGGCCTGTCTATTCAGGTTTTGCTGAATTCTCTTGATAAGATGTTGGGAACGTCAGCTGCTGTGAACCAGCTGAACCCTCAGAAACAACTATCGACGTTGTCGGAGAACTCGCTTCGAATCCAAGAGGCGACGAGGCTGACCAGCCTAAACTGTA carries:
- the LOC119495166 gene encoding uncharacterized protein LOC119495166 translates to MYYHINTSLSLTSRLIGDTEDEVLHMEMSSLLESVTVSGQHVLLAAQKLSIQPSLTEHREELITATQNVFLGVVKVLLVDDDAAVRRVVSAADGVLERLSELGAASDIKSLLKSFQVFSEALLLLNSLTAERANALQDPRQTKQLLDSLETLRRCISMLHTATCTTIKHPTSEQAQAAKRYILDKVQSTVSDIVMTLKSERHVGSLGACGYYTGRRNSLLQLLASSSSIGGSGFDSVVRDLVFHCMVVANSSRRELQQQVVCHCRHILQFWSDIRRILKTSEDQSIEKMCTLLAQQIQMLDETLMSAVLYQVLDTFLTASSTVEELFSVTRQILVAHSSTEMDLSSIQPLVEDFISSTDEIIQVANFTSAVAVDAKSLENVENSRVCLARLRARIAPLSLELADNSMQTVQKLHEVCQQWEEETGQLQDALSDVMDVREFTSIAIDEVVDDRRGCDAAYREQSYKLFNEHAANLICHMKLAVHSVRRHLDRSDDPIYRNGLLVLLKQVQSSRTKVGESVRDMLLGSSLNVEVYSAFSDDVAMAIQHLKVLRKGLDGQQHPHLLSPLREGARQPEIMSRVPVKDTCELMIRGSPVLEVMERDSQTEHEEERSDEETIEAEPTHKYDTGDLYIPAVSAEPKLIHKPLEFDLLPLLYEVVTVTKGKDVTALNRACTGVLELSNCYAQAAKEALAVVDAVDCQTLESFRAELVSLTPLLVQTAQETAMSSAMSTESVYKHSTQFTDLINNTRKVLLPVAGSWYHSVYAELRGTTAAAVTQRLNEVMTLCADVVQLLTSSDLTSQSDGQETFGVLHNKLNKAQNNTRYLVEFSTSLQGQVDQLEGLCILWGLSIQVLLNSLDKMLGTSAAVNQLNPQKQLSTLSENSLRIQEATRLTSLNCRSAYKSKQLTGHQDELRTLTDAYLRAAEELDLTPSVMQLAKSEFFQRHLLIKIRVLCGHLSKANKDYDAALRNIVSVAHFAAKHFRENAEDAEQKFDDAAQTLFENVKHGTERVEACLNYVRDPRARSNLRSINDRLSFQISDIISRARLMVETRYICDTLSLEVHIQCWAAKAHYVVEEVRKQDGIHQEAKENIRAGLQGRAPEDVKDVLATVPFKVKEVEFPSDMTPWQKGNTESVDAAQPNMNMAAKYGPGNMEKYDGVFGAYKEAPSLTYTSLFLKQESDSWDPKDNRIVQVTRKMADTLCYMTQYLRKKGPIPNKEAFVTAAKDVISNCQSVTQFIRVIANHCLDKQCTVELSLIVEQILTITNQLNIISSVNAVTPGCKSSDEILVKNAQNLLQTVLRGVHAAETACITGLKQPEPNSDGAEATALCFQWRRKLEIHRAQQTSNPETDELGLRKTSSHPVAPSLAPPVGYK